From Synoicihabitans lomoniglobus, the proteins below share one genomic window:
- a CDS encoding sugar ABC transporter permease, producing MTKQISLRDFSLFLAIVGIWGFFTVLSPSYIESRNLSLLAIEMSTTAVAALGVLLIILCGHIDLAIGSGVGLFGGLAAVLTTWFGWPAPAALGVSLLAGILLWAGMGKFIVSQNIPAFIITLGGLLIFKGIFWLVIDVSTVPVVLGGQTNLYSLLTDFYLSPAMGYLLAFGVSAALAVATLKSRASRRRHNFAVEDQEVAFYKFMMQAIGLFIVVVVLNMFRGVPMSVIILCGIAFGIYVLTQHTSFGRYLYAIGGNEEAAFVSGVPVNRTVVTAFAIAGGLVAITGFLQTAKTGYSTTAVGQLMELDAIAACVIGGVSLKGGRGTVMGVMFGSLIMASLINGLTLISADPAIKFIARGTVLVLAVWMDVRLNKK from the coding sequence GCATCTGGGGATTCTTCACCGTGCTATCGCCGAGCTACATCGAGTCGCGCAACCTGTCGCTGCTCGCCATCGAGATGTCGACCACGGCGGTCGCGGCGCTCGGCGTGTTGCTCATCATCCTGTGCGGTCACATCGACCTCGCGATCGGCAGCGGCGTGGGCCTGTTCGGTGGATTGGCCGCCGTGCTCACCACGTGGTTCGGATGGCCGGCTCCGGCCGCCCTCGGCGTGTCGCTGCTCGCGGGCATTTTGCTCTGGGCCGGCATGGGTAAGTTCATCGTCTCGCAGAACATCCCGGCGTTTATCATCACGCTCGGCGGCCTGTTGATTTTTAAAGGCATCTTCTGGCTCGTGATCGACGTCTCGACCGTGCCGGTCGTGCTCGGTGGCCAGACCAACCTCTACTCGCTGCTCACCGATTTTTACCTGTCGCCCGCCATGGGTTATCTGCTCGCTTTCGGGGTGTCGGCGGCGCTCGCGGTGGCGACGCTGAAAAGCCGGGCATCGCGTCGGCGGCACAACTTCGCGGTCGAGGATCAGGAGGTCGCGTTCTACAAATTCATGATGCAAGCCATCGGGCTCTTCATCGTCGTGGTCGTGCTCAACATGTTCCGCGGCGTGCCGATGTCGGTGATCATTCTGTGCGGCATCGCGTTTGGGATTTACGTGCTCACGCAGCACACCTCCTTCGGCCGTTACCTCTATGCCATCGGCGGCAACGAAGAAGCGGCGTTTGTCTCGGGCGTGCCAGTTAACCGCACCGTGGTGACGGCCTTCGCCATCGCGGGCGGACTCGTGGCGATCACGGGATTCCTGCAAACTGCGAAAACCGGTTACTCGACGACGGCCGTCGGACAACTCATGGAACTCGACGCCATCGCGGCCTGTGTAATCGGCGGCGTGAGCCTCAAAGGCGGTCGCGGCACGGTCATGGGCGTAATGTTCGGCTCACTCATCATGGCGAGCCTGATCAACGGCCTCACGCTCATCTCGGCCGACCCTGCGATCAAGTTCATCGCCCGCGGCACCGTGCTCGTGCTCGCTGTCTGGATGGACGTCCGCCTCAACAAAAAGTAA
- a CDS encoding recombinase → MNFDPSVSDSAPPSTASSSRPMRHAHNGLQDYIAVSRYARYDARKRRRETWAEAVSRVCDMHLGRFADRSLDDVLAAALQAGEAQPSEAALIGQFPTLHDAITAAYAAVEEKRVLPSMRSLQFGGEAILQKHARIYNCAFLHIDRLESLRESLYLLLCGCGVGFSVQQQHVARLPDLAPLAAAETPVETWVVGDTIEGWADALHALVTAAVEGRRITFDYSEIRPAGAPLRTSGGKAPGPEPLMFALDKIAAILRGAAGRQLRPIEVYDCIMWGAKAVLSGGIRRSATICLFSADDEEMGSAKTGNWFETHPQRSASNNSAVIVRAHATRAQFDHLFEAQKQFGEPGFYFVEDADYGANPCVEIGLNPRITVNAETTARLRELGYEGELREGAVMSGVQFCNLTTLSAAAAESPAQFYQLCAHAALIGTLQAGYTDFGYLSPVSRVITEREALLGVSICGILDRPQVLLDEAVLRRGAQVVKAVNLIVARAIGINPAARTTCVKPEGTASLLLGTSSGLHPHHAVRYFRRVQSNKLCPVFQHFKRSNPHMVEESVYDPHGRTEVITFPVEGPDFGIYREEVDALTHLEYIRRVQLAWVQAGRRHETHSPGLHHNVSCTVTVRPGEWDAVAERIWSCRDSFTGIALLPDSGDKAYAQAPREAVATSSDIVRWNGLTYQDVRYTELCEDEDITELKQVVACAGGACELG, encoded by the coding sequence ATGAATTTCGATCCTTCAGTCTCTGATTCTGCTCCCCCCTCCACCGCGTCGTCCTCGCGTCCGATGCGTCATGCCCACAACGGTTTGCAAGACTACATCGCCGTGTCGCGATATGCGCGTTATGATGCCCGCAAGCGGCGCCGGGAAACCTGGGCAGAGGCGGTGTCCCGGGTGTGCGACATGCATTTGGGGAGGTTCGCCGACCGGTCGTTGGATGATGTCCTGGCGGCGGCGTTGCAGGCGGGGGAAGCGCAGCCAAGCGAAGCCGCGCTGATCGGTCAGTTTCCCACTTTGCACGACGCCATCACGGCCGCCTATGCAGCGGTCGAGGAGAAGCGCGTGCTGCCCTCGATGCGGAGTCTCCAATTTGGGGGGGAGGCGATCCTGCAAAAACACGCCCGGATCTACAACTGCGCGTTCCTGCACATTGACCGGCTGGAGTCGTTGCGTGAATCGCTGTATCTTTTGCTCTGTGGTTGCGGGGTCGGGTTTTCGGTGCAGCAACAGCACGTCGCGCGACTGCCGGATTTGGCACCTTTGGCGGCGGCGGAGACACCGGTGGAGACTTGGGTGGTGGGCGACACCATCGAGGGTTGGGCGGATGCGTTGCATGCGCTGGTGACCGCGGCAGTGGAGGGGCGGCGAATTACTTTCGACTATTCCGAAATTCGTCCGGCGGGCGCGCCGTTGCGCACTTCCGGAGGCAAGGCCCCGGGACCGGAACCACTCATGTTTGCGTTGGATAAAATTGCCGCGATCTTGCGCGGAGCCGCCGGGCGCCAGCTCCGGCCGATCGAGGTTTACGACTGCATCATGTGGGGAGCCAAAGCGGTATTGTCGGGCGGTATTCGTCGTTCGGCTACGATCTGTCTGTTCTCGGCCGACGATGAGGAAATGGGTTCCGCCAAAACGGGCAACTGGTTCGAAACCCATCCGCAACGCTCGGCCAGCAACAACTCGGCGGTGATCGTGCGCGCGCATGCAACCCGGGCCCAGTTTGATCACCTCTTCGAAGCGCAAAAACAATTTGGAGAGCCGGGATTTTACTTCGTGGAGGACGCGGACTACGGGGCGAATCCCTGTGTGGAGATCGGCCTGAATCCTCGGATCACGGTAAATGCGGAGACGACCGCGCGTTTGCGGGAACTCGGCTACGAGGGCGAGCTGCGGGAAGGGGCGGTGATGTCGGGGGTGCAGTTCTGCAATCTCACCACCTTGTCGGCGGCGGCAGCGGAGAGCCCGGCCCAGTTTTACCAGCTGTGCGCCCATGCTGCCCTGATCGGCACGCTGCAGGCAGGCTACACCGATTTTGGTTATCTTTCACCCGTGTCGCGGGTGATCACGGAGCGGGAGGCGTTGCTGGGTGTATCCATATGTGGGATACTGGACCGTCCGCAGGTGCTGCTGGACGAGGCGGTTTTGCGACGCGGAGCGCAGGTGGTGAAGGCGGTCAACCTGATCGTGGCCCGGGCCATCGGGATCAATCCGGCCGCGCGCACGACGTGTGTGAAACCGGAGGGCACGGCGAGTCTGCTGCTGGGCACGTCGAGCGGGCTGCACCCGCATCATGCGGTGCGTTACTTTCGGCGGGTGCAGTCGAACAAACTTTGCCCGGTTTTTCAGCACTTCAAACGCTCCAATCCGCACATGGTGGAGGAGAGTGTTTACGATCCGCACGGCCGCACCGAAGTCATCACCTTCCCGGTGGAGGGCCCCGACTTTGGCATCTATCGGGAGGAGGTCGATGCACTCACGCACCTTGAATACATTCGCCGGGTGCAATTGGCCTGGGTGCAGGCGGGGCGACGTCACGAGACGCATTCACCGGGGTTGCATCACAATGTGTCGTGCACGGTGACGGTGCGGCCCGGCGAGTGGGATGCGGTGGCCGAGCGCATCTGGTCCTGCCGCGACTCCTTCACCGGCATTGCGCTGCTGCCAGACTCCGGCGACAAGGCCTACGCTCAGGCCCCCCGGGAGGCGGTGGCGACGTCGTCGGACATCGTCCGGTGGAACGGATTGACGTATCAAGATGTTCGCTACACCGAGCTATGCGAGGACGAGGACATCACCGAACTCAAACAGGTGGTGGCCTGCGCCGGCGGCGCGTGTGAACTGGGCTAA
- a CDS encoding pyridoxamine 5'-phosphate oxidase family protein — translation MGQQYTAIPEKQVAFIREQKIFFVGTAGVDTRVNVSPKGMDSLRVLSANRVIWLNVTGSGNETAAHLLEQSRMTIMFCAMVGAPLILRLYGNAKAVHPRDPEWAELYGQFNPLPGARQMFDLTVDLVQTSCGMAVPNLEYKADRSLLSDWATKKGPEGIRDYWTEKNQTSLDGKPTRIFGAAE, via the coding sequence ATGGGCCAGCAATACACCGCCATTCCCGAGAAGCAGGTCGCGTTCATTCGGGAGCAAAAGATTTTCTTTGTCGGCACGGCCGGCGTCGATACGCGGGTCAACGTGTCGCCGAAGGGCATGGACTCGTTGCGCGTGCTGAGCGCGAACCGCGTCATCTGGCTCAACGTCACCGGCAGCGGCAACGAAACGGCGGCGCACCTCTTGGAGCAGTCGCGCATGACGATCATGTTTTGTGCGATGGTCGGCGCGCCGTTGATTCTGCGCCTCTACGGCAACGCGAAGGCGGTGCATCCGCGCGACCCGGAATGGGCGGAGCTCTACGGCCAATTCAATCCGTTGCCCGGCGCGCGCCAGATGTTCGATCTGACCGTCGATCTCGTGCAAACCTCGTGTGGCATGGCGGTGCCCAACCTGGAGTATAAAGCGGACCGGTCGCTGCTCAGTGACTGGGCGACGAAAAAAGGTCCGGAAGGTATCCGCGATTATTGGACGGAGAAAAACCAAACCAGTCTCGACGGCAAACCGACGCGGATTTTCGGCGCAGCCGAATAG
- a CDS encoding dienelactone hydrolase family protein, which translates to MERKTAADFDQELLDLYDYYVHGRLDRREFMDRAAKFAVGGLTVASLMGLLNPQYALAEQVPPDDDRIHTERLDYASPDGHGAMQGLLARPAQPTGPLPAVLVVHENRGLNPYIEDVTRRLALAGFLAFAPDALYPLGGYPGNDDEGRTMQRELDRAKIVEDFIAAAQLLDAHELGNGRVGVVGFCFGGYVSNTLAWRIPDVINAAAPYYGGQPNAEETARIKAPLLIHYGELDKRVNAGWPDYETALKANNVDYTMHMYPGVNHGFHNDTTPRYDEKAAELSWTRTVAFFNEHLRG; encoded by the coding sequence ATGGAACGCAAGACCGCCGCCGATTTCGATCAGGAGCTCCTCGATCTTTACGACTACTACGTTCACGGCCGGCTCGATCGCCGTGAGTTCATGGATCGCGCGGCCAAGTTCGCCGTCGGCGGTCTCACCGTCGCCAGTCTGATGGGTCTGCTCAACCCACAATATGCGCTCGCCGAACAGGTCCCGCCCGACGACGACCGCATCCACACGGAACGCCTCGATTACGCGTCCCCCGACGGCCACGGCGCGATGCAGGGTCTGCTGGCCCGCCCCGCTCAGCCGACGGGTCCGCTGCCCGCGGTGTTGGTCGTCCATGAGAACCGCGGCCTCAACCCCTACATCGAGGACGTTACCCGCCGCCTCGCCCTGGCCGGCTTTCTGGCCTTTGCCCCCGACGCTTTGTATCCACTGGGTGGTTACCCCGGCAACGACGACGAAGGCCGCACCATGCAACGCGAACTCGATCGCGCCAAAATCGTGGAGGACTTCATCGCCGCCGCGCAGCTCCTTGACGCCCACGAACTCGGCAACGGCCGGGTTGGCGTTGTGGGCTTCTGCTTTGGCGGCTACGTCAGCAACACGCTCGCGTGGCGCATTCCCGACGTAATCAACGCCGCCGCCCCCTACTACGGCGGCCAGCCCAATGCCGAGGAGACGGCCCGGATCAAAGCGCCGTTGCTCATCCACTACGGAGAATTGGACAAACGGGTAAACGCCGGTTGGCCCGACTACGAGACGGCCCTCAAGGCCAACAACGTCGACTATACGATGCACATGTATCCGGGCGTTAACCACGGTTTCCACAACGACACCACCCCGCGCTACGACGAAAAGGCGGCAGAGCTTTCCTGGACGCGCACCGTCGCATTTTTCAACGAACACCTGCGCGGTTAA